A single window of Dermacentor albipictus isolate Rhodes 1998 colony chromosome 1, USDA_Dalb.pri_finalv2, whole genome shotgun sequence DNA harbors:
- the LOC135902818 gene encoding uncharacterized protein produces the protein MPGGVETASRGNMAVSTLTQRGYDPDAMSWTTVPTTEEPNSAIPSNIRSQALLNAAARRLQEKAKMVAPAAAPASGNPAGKTQPPASNAAGSKGKVFTKWKPRPLLKPNPDDYVIVVKPREHISLHEAFSENRYGTAFTAYLGSERAETASILPSREQNLIVIHTPDLETADRVIGDFSVNTERGAVPLHGYLRQDGGNVCHGVIVVCNSDTTETLQQKVRWRAGTIVEVRKFGTSNKARVTFAGKDKPRFVHYDNMVVPVQPYYRTIPACGKCGAVGHRMDACPNLRQDTCGLCGQQIPLVEGVRAPHECVPKCSVCGGGHVTNSRECTAKFRNSKTAAQKGGKTITAVKKKHRHLELPGGPPHRDVTKTGKPAPTAGEAGRQSTAPPHGVAGAWADAVKKGKQVSGAGRAASSSPPSTPPAALSAEQNMIAALQAQNEMLLKKITALEAKMTQPLPSPAEEVMESERETPAEAPSAVAALEARINALEAHLFSRALKAAGRDPLVIVGDFNAPSTLWGYAREEKRGRKLAELMSTLGLTLHTDPAHPTRVGNSVTRDTCLDLTLTKNIEYVDWVNTEETLGSDHCILNTTIRTHPLARPFAQAKLPDWTKFRQTYTNSTPIQEQGYRVWSQQLVSTLRSTETQIQLSEATPEVDNHLLHLWEARHSLVCRWRRQKHNRKLKIRIAELTQRAAEYAAQLADSNWVDRCNTAARQMSSRSTWRLFRALIDPTQTRAEAQKHLQRAIHCFDGDTSKLACKLRDQYLCTQQDPRGPAYSYAGSENAEMDQPFQLHDLKVGLAKMKRGTAPGRDKITVKLLANLPDSAYSTLLAYMNSIWIGETPLPLDWKTALVTFIPKAGKAINTDNLRLISLTSCVGKLMETMVRDRLSEFLENKNVFADTMFGFRPHRGPSTT, from the exons ATGCCCGGCGGCGTGGAGACTGCTTCCCGAGGCAATATGGCCGTCTCTACGCTAACCCAGCGTGGCTACGACCCGGACGCGATGTCCTGGACGACGGTTCCGACGACTGAGGAGCCCAATTCTGCGATTCCTTCGAATATTCGAAGCCAAGCTCTCCTCAACGCGGCCGCTCGCCGCTTGCAAGAGAAAGCCAAGATGGTAGCGCCTGCCGCCGCCCCGGCGTCCGGCAACCCAGCGGGCAAGACGCAGCCTCCTGCCTCGAACGCTGCAGGAAGCAAGGGCAAGGTCTTCACGAAGTGGAAGCCTCGCCCGCTACTAAAACCGAACCCGGATGACTACGTGATCGTTGTAAAGCCACGCGAGCATATTTCCTTGCATGAAGCCTTCTCCGAGAATCGCTACGGGACCGCTTTCACGGCTTACCTCGGGTCCGAGCGGGCAGAGACCGCATCGATTCTCCCTTCGAGAGAACAAAATTTGATTGTGATCCATACCCCGGACCTCGAGACGGCGGACCGAGTGATAGGGGATTTTTCCGTCAACACCGAACGCGGAGCGGTCCCGCTCCACGGATACCTACGGCAAGATGGCGGAAACGTTTGCCACGGTGTCATCGTGGTGTGCAACTCGGACACGACGGAGACACTTCAGCAAAAGGTGCGTTGGAGAGCAGGCACCattgttgaagtgagaaaatttgGCACATCGAACAAAGCGCGTGTTACCTTCGCCGGAAAGGACAAACCGCGTTTTGTTCACTATGACAACATGGTGGTACCCGTCCAACCCTACTACCGTACAATCCCGGCCTGCGGCAAGTGCGGTGCTGTCGGCCATAGGATGGATGCATGCCCAAACCTGAGACAGGACACTTGCGGTCTGTGCGGGCAACAGATTCCACTCGTGGAGGGGGTGCGGGCCCCTCACGAATGCGTGCCCAAGTGTTCAGTGTGCGGTGGTGGACACGTCACGAACTCCCGCGAGTGCACTGCAAAGTTCCGGAACTCCAAGACAGCCGCCCAAAAGGGCGGCAAGACCATAACGGCGGTCAAGAAAAAACACCGCCATCTTGAGCTTCCCGGTGGGCCGCCGCACCGGGACGTCACCAAGACCGGCAAGCCAGCGCCCACTGCCGGAGAAGCCGGGAGGCAATCTACGGCGCCACCACACGGCGTGGCTGGGGCCTGGGCCGACGCCgtcaaaaaaggaaaacaggTGAGCGGCGCGGGCAGGGCTGCTTCCTCGTCCCCTCCCTCTACTCCTCCTGCGGCGCTCAGCGCCGAACAAAACATGATCGCGGCTCTCCAGGCGCAAAATGAGATGCTGCTAAAGAAAATTACAGCGCTCGAAGCAAAAATGACGCAACCCCTCCCTAGCCCCGCAGAAGAAGTaatggaaagtgagagagaaacgCCGGCGGAGGCACCTAGCGCGGTAGCCGCTCTCGAGGCCCGGATCAACGCCCTCGAGGCCC ACCTTTTTAGCCGCGCCTTAAAGGCTGCGGGCAGGGATCCCCTAGTGATCGTGGGCGATTTCAACGCTCCCAGCACACTTTGGGGATACGCGCGTGAGGAGAAACGTGGACGTAAGCTGGCGGAACTTATGTCTACGCTGGGCCTTACTCTCCACACCGACCCTGCCCACCCAACTCGCGTGGGTAACTCCGTGACCCGGGACACGTGTCTGGACCTAACCCTCACCAAAAACATTGAATATGTAGACTGGGTCAACACCGAAGaaaccctcggtagcgaccactgcatACTCAATACAACTATTCGCACCCATCCATTGGCAAGACCTTTCGCACAGGCAAAATTGCCCGATTGGACCAAATTCCGACAAACATACACCAACTCGACCCCCATTCAGGAGCAAGGGTACCGCGTCTGGTCCCAGCAATTGGTTTCCACCCTTCGCTCCACGGAAACTCAAATTCAACTCTCAGAGGCGACCCCGGAGGTGGACAACCACCtccttcacctctgggaggcccggCACAGCCTTGTCTGCCGATGGCGCCGGCAAAAACACAAtcggaaactcaaaattcgcaTCGCTGAGCTCACCCAACGAGCGGCAGAGTACGCGGCCCAACTCGCTGACTCTAACTGGGTGGACCGGTGCAACACGGCCGCGCGACAAATGTCCAGCCGGAGTACGTGGCGCCTCTTCCGCGCCCTAATCGACCCCACCCAAACTCGAGCAGAAGCACAAAAACATCTCCAACGAGCCATTCACTGCTTCGATGGAGACACTTCAAAATTGGCATGCAAGCTCCGAGATCAATACCTCTGTACTCAGCAGGACCCCCGAGGGCCCGCGTACTCGTATGCAGGTTCCGAGAACGCGGAGATGGACCAACCGTTCCAGCTGCACGACCTGAAGGTGGGCCTAGCAAAAATGAAGCGAGGAACGGCACCGGGACGGGATAAAATTACAGTCAAATTACTTGCCAACCTTCCCGACTCTGCCTACTCCACACTCCTCGCTTACATGAACTCCATTTGGATCGGGGAAACACCCCTCCCACTTGATTGGAAGACCGCTCTGGTCACCTTCATTCCCAAAGCTGGTAAAGCCATCAACACAGACAACCTCCGCCtcatctcccttacttcttgtGTGGGAAAATtaatggagacgatggtgcgCGACAGGCTGTCTGAGTTTCTGGAGAACAAAAATGTTTTCGCCgacaccatgttcggattccgCCCACACCG ggggccttcgacaacgtga